From a single Sinorhizobium sp. RAC02 genomic region:
- a CDS encoding LysR family transcriptional regulator translates to MDNRAGEMEVFVLAAELKSFSAAGRKLHLSPSAVSKLVTRIEDRLGARLLVRTTRRLELTPEGEVYLGRARRILSDIAETERIVAEGSRVVPRGPLRVNASVGFGERCILPLVPAFLARYPDIELDLTLTDGVIDVIGERTDVAIRSGPLRDSSLKARKLLESRKVVIAAPDYLARHGTPQHPADLAAHNCLRFNFRRSMDDWPFLASDGQTTEAYEITGNMLVSSGAILRQLCVDGLGLGRIGRFHVEPDIAAGTLVPVLEDFNPGDIETVHAVFAGHEHLAARIRAFIDFLAEKI, encoded by the coding sequence ATGGACAACCGGGCCGGTGAAATGGAGGTCTTCGTGCTGGCGGCGGAGCTGAAGAGTTTTTCGGCCGCCGGCCGCAAGCTGCACCTGTCGCCATCAGCGGTGAGCAAGCTCGTCACCCGCATCGAGGACCGGCTCGGCGCGCGGCTCTTGGTTCGCACCACACGCCGGCTGGAACTGACGCCGGAGGGCGAGGTCTATCTCGGCAGGGCGCGGCGCATCCTGTCGGATATTGCCGAGACGGAGCGCATCGTGGCGGAGGGTTCCCGCGTCGTGCCGCGCGGGCCGCTCAGGGTCAATGCCTCGGTCGGCTTTGGCGAGCGCTGCATTCTCCCGCTCGTGCCGGCCTTCCTCGCGCGCTATCCGGATATCGAGCTGGACCTGACGCTGACGGACGGTGTCATCGACGTGATCGGCGAACGCACCGACGTCGCCATCCGCTCCGGCCCCTTGCGCGATTCCTCGCTGAAGGCGCGAAAACTGCTGGAAAGCCGCAAGGTCGTCATCGCCGCACCGGATTATCTCGCACGGCATGGCACGCCGCAGCACCCGGCCGATCTCGCCGCCCACAACTGCCTGCGCTTCAACTTCCGCCGCAGCATGGACGACTGGCCGTTTCTTGCAAGTGATGGGCAGACGACCGAAGCCTACGAGATCACCGGCAACATGCTGGTCTCCAGCGGCGCCATCCTGCGCCAGCTCTGCGTGGATGGCCTTGGCCTCGGCCGCATCGGGCGCTTCCACGTCGAGCCGGACATCGCCGCCGGAACGCTGGTGCCCGTGCTGGAGGATTTCAATCCGGGCGACATCGAGACCGTGCACGCCGTCTTCGCCGGACACGAGCATCTGGCCGCGCGCATAAGGGCATTCATCGACTTTCTGGCGGAAAAGATTTGA
- a CDS encoding MFS transporter has protein sequence MQSSSSTVLSPDWPAIAAVVLGATAFSVAQGLTYPLVSLTLEARGFSSSMIGLNAIAYAGGMGASTLLVGSLTARWRPDRLIIFSLVICSLCLATFAASSSFAIWGAARFLLGFFASMIFMLGEAWLNAACPDRLRGRVSGLYGMGICAGFAAGPLAIPLFGSAGGLGFALTAVYLAIVAFATAMLMFSTKTVPEPSSTADVFRFFKAAPILVGMVFVFGFADIAAISAMPVYFVKMGYSEAFAAISVTVLALPTALAQPFIGVLLDKLPRERVALAAVGVAAVSYLILPSMTSEAAILGIFALMGVAVFSLYTCALTMLGERYSGAMLVAGSAAFALVYAAGSATGSGLTGAIMEAGGPQAGPLSVGLGLAAFTALLVFVQRR, from the coding sequence ATGCAGTCCTCGTCGTCAACCGTCCTTTCGCCGGACTGGCCGGCCATTGCCGCCGTCGTTCTCGGCGCGACAGCCTTTTCGGTGGCGCAGGGGCTAACCTATCCGCTCGTCTCGCTGACGCTGGAGGCGCGTGGCTTTTCCTCCTCGATGATCGGTCTCAACGCGATCGCCTATGCCGGCGGCATGGGTGCCTCGACGCTGCTCGTCGGAAGCCTTACCGCGCGCTGGCGGCCCGACCGGCTCATTATCTTCAGCCTCGTCATCTGCTCGCTGTGTCTCGCCACCTTCGCGGCCTCGTCTTCCTTTGCCATATGGGGTGCTGCCCGCTTCCTGCTCGGCTTCTTTGCCAGCATGATCTTCATGCTCGGCGAAGCCTGGCTCAACGCCGCCTGCCCGGATCGCCTGCGCGGCCGTGTCTCCGGCCTCTACGGCATGGGCATCTGTGCGGGTTTTGCCGCCGGACCGCTTGCCATTCCGCTGTTCGGCAGCGCGGGCGGGCTCGGCTTTGCGCTGACCGCCGTCTATCTCGCGATCGTCGCCTTCGCGACGGCCATGCTGATGTTCTCGACCAAGACGGTGCCCGAACCCTCCTCGACGGCCGATGTCTTCCGCTTCTTCAAGGCGGCGCCCATCCTGGTCGGCATGGTCTTCGTCTTCGGCTTTGCCGATATCGCCGCGATCTCCGCCATGCCGGTCTACTTCGTGAAGATGGGCTATAGCGAGGCCTTTGCCGCCATCAGCGTGACGGTGCTCGCCTTGCCGACGGCGCTCGCCCAGCCCTTCATCGGCGTGCTGCTCGACAAGCTGCCGCGTGAGCGCGTGGCGCTCGCCGCCGTCGGCGTTGCCGCCGTGAGCTATCTCATTCTGCCGTCGATGACGTCGGAAGCCGCGATCCTGGGTATCTTCGCCTTGATGGGCGTGGCCGTCTTCTCACTGTATACCTGCGCGCTGACCATGCTTGGCGAGCGCTACAGCGGCGCCATGCTCGTCGCCGGCTCTGCCGCCTTCGCACTGGTCTATGCGGCGGGCAGCGCCACCGGCTCGGGCCTCACCGGCGCCATCATGGAGGCCGGCGGACCGCAGGCCGGGCCGCTCTCGGTCGGGCTCGGCCTTGCCGCCTTCACGGCCCTGCTGGTCTTTGTGCAGAGGCGCTAA
- a CDS encoding MFS transporter produces MPLALFALTVAAYAIGTTEFVIVGLLPTVATDLDITLPLAGLIVSVYALGVTFGAPILTALTGRLGRKPLLVGLMALFIAGNVLAALAPSYGMLLVGRVLSAFAHGVFFSVGATIAADLVAPDRRASAIAMMFMGLTVAIVTGVPLGTFIGQTFGWRATFWAVASLGLIAFAAIALLLPSNLNREKPAGLMEQVRVLGSGRLLIVFAMTALGYGGTFVTFTFLSPLLQDITGLSANTVSLVLVLYGAAIAFGNIVGGKVANREPVKALAVLFALQAAVLVLLTFTAPSPVLVLITLAALGFLSFATVPGLQLYVVEMAKRHRPAGVDVASALNIAAFNLGIAAGAWIGGLVVASPLGLGATPWVGAILVAAALGLTLVSGALDRRERSAPDAACQPA; encoded by the coding sequence ATGCCTCTCGCTCTCTTTGCGCTTACCGTCGCGGCCTACGCGATCGGCACCACCGAATTCGTGATCGTCGGCCTGTTGCCGACCGTCGCGACCGACCTCGACATCACCCTGCCGCTTGCCGGCCTCATCGTCTCCGTCTACGCGCTCGGCGTCACCTTCGGCGCGCCCATCCTGACGGCGCTCACCGGCAGGCTCGGCCGCAAGCCGCTGCTCGTCGGCCTCATGGCGCTGTTCATCGCCGGCAACGTGCTGGCCGCACTGGCACCAAGCTACGGCATGCTGCTCGTCGGCCGCGTGCTGTCGGCCTTCGCGCACGGCGTCTTCTTCTCCGTCGGTGCCACCATCGCGGCCGATCTCGTGGCCCCCGATCGCCGGGCCTCGGCCATCGCCATGATGTTCATGGGGCTCACCGTCGCCATCGTCACCGGCGTGCCGCTCGGCACGTTCATCGGCCAGACGTTCGGCTGGCGTGCCACCTTCTGGGCCGTTGCCAGTCTCGGCCTCATCGCCTTCGCCGCCATCGCCCTGTTGCTGCCGTCGAACCTCAACCGCGAAAAGCCGGCGGGCCTGATGGAACAGGTGCGCGTGCTCGGCTCCGGCCGCCTGCTCATCGTCTTCGCCATGACGGCGCTCGGCTATGGCGGCACCTTCGTGACCTTCACCTTCCTGTCGCCGCTCCTGCAGGACATCACCGGCCTCAGCGCCAATACGGTCAGCCTCGTGCTGGTGCTCTATGGTGCGGCGATCGCCTTCGGCAACATCGTCGGCGGCAAGGTGGCGAACCGCGAACCGGTCAAGGCGCTGGCCGTGCTCTTTGCCCTGCAGGCTGCTGTGCTGGTGCTTCTCACCTTCACCGCCCCCTCGCCGGTGCTTGTGCTGATCACGCTCGCCGCGCTTGGCTTCCTGTCCTTCGCCACCGTGCCCGGCCTCCAGCTCTATGTCGTGGAGATGGCCAAGCGCCACCGCCCGGCCGGCGTGGACGTTGCCTCGGCGCTCAACATCGCCGCCTTCAACCTCGGCATCGCCGCAGGTGCGTGGATCGGCGGGCTGGTCGTCGCCTCGCCACTCGGCCTCGGTGCAACGCCCTGGGTCGGCGCCATCCTCGTCGCTGCGGCCCTTGGCCTGACGCTGGTGAGCGGCGCCCTCGACCGCCGCGAACGCAGCGCACCGGACGCCGCCTGCCAGCCGGCCTGA
- a CDS encoding ClbS/DfsB family four-helix bundle protein has translation MAVPQNKDELLAAIALEFGKFRKTLDDVHADFVRERTMEGHAKGTLMSPFDLVAYLVGWNELVLKWLDRDAAGQPIDFPETGFKWNELGKLARKFYRDCEGMPYPELVARLDAANETIVAAVGRRDDAALYGRPWYEKWTMGRMIQFNTSSPYANARGRLRKWLKSHAKA, from the coding sequence ATGGCCGTTCCGCAGAACAAGGACGAGCTGCTGGCAGCAATCGCCCTGGAGTTCGGCAAGTTCCGCAAAACGCTGGACGATGTCCACGCGGATTTTGTGCGCGAGCGGACGATGGAGGGCCACGCGAAGGGCACGCTGATGAGCCCCTTCGATCTCGTCGCCTACCTTGTCGGCTGGAACGAGCTGGTGCTGAAATGGCTGGACCGTGACGCGGCCGGCCAGCCGATCGATTTTCCCGAAACGGGCTTCAAGTGGAACGAACTTGGAAAGCTCGCCCGGAAATTCTACCGCGATTGTGAAGGCATGCCCTATCCGGAACTCGTCGCGCGGCTCGATGCGGCGAACGAGACAATCGTCGCGGCCGTTGGCCGGCGAGACGATGCGGCACTTTACGGCCGCCCCTGGTATGAAAAATGGACGATGGGCCGGATGATCCAGTTCAACACGTCATCGCCCTATGCCAATGCGCGCGGACGCCTGCGCAAATGGCTGAAGTCTCACGCAAAGGCGTGA
- the tam gene encoding trans-aconitate 2-methyltransferase has product MAWSAAQYLKFEDERTRPARDLLAQVPADLPAGTVYDLGCGPGNSTELLVERFPGRGVKGVDNASDMLKAARNRLPGVDFVECDLAKWQAPEPAALLYANAVFQWLPDHVTVLVKLMDSLRPGGVLAVQMPDNLSEPSHLLMEESAMAGPWRPAFADGTPRRKPLPAPAAYMDALGPKAARVDVWHTAYNHPMADAAAIVEWVKSTGLRPYVERIPAEQRDGFLADYESRIAKAYAPMADGRRLLRFPRLFIVAVKA; this is encoded by the coding sequence ATGGCCTGGTCTGCCGCGCAATATCTGAAATTCGAAGACGAACGCACGCGCCCTGCCCGCGACCTGCTGGCGCAGGTGCCGGCCGATCTTCCGGCCGGGACGGTCTATGACCTCGGCTGCGGACCGGGCAATTCCACGGAGCTGCTGGTGGAGCGGTTCCCGGGCCGCGGCGTCAAGGGCGTCGACAATGCGAGCGACATGCTGAAGGCCGCGCGAAACCGCCTGCCGGGCGTGGATTTCGTCGAGTGCGACTTGGCGAAATGGCAGGCGCCCGAGCCGGCCGCCCTGCTCTACGCCAATGCCGTGTTTCAATGGCTTCCCGACCATGTGACGGTGCTGGTGAAGCTGATGGACAGCCTGCGTCCCGGCGGTGTGCTCGCCGTGCAGATGCCGGACAATCTTTCCGAACCGTCACATCTGCTGATGGAGGAAAGCGCGATGGCCGGCCCGTGGCGCCCCGCCTTCGCCGACGGCACGCCGCGCCGCAAACCGCTGCCCGCACCGGCTGCCTATATGGACGCGCTCGGCCCCAAGGCGGCGCGCGTCGACGTCTGGCACACCGCCTACAACCACCCGATGGCGGATGCGGCAGCGATCGTCGAATGGGTGAAAAGCACAGGCCTGCGTCCCTATGTCGAGCGCATCCCGGCAGAACAGCGCGACGGCTTCCTCGCCGACTACGAAAGCCGCATCGCCAAGGCCTATGCGCCGATGGCCGATGGACGGCGGCTGTTGCGGTTCCCACGGCTGTTCATCGTGGCGGTGAAGGCGTGA
- a CDS encoding aldo/keto reductase: MKTVNANGAHIPQLGFGTFRMPEVDVLAILPKALAQGFTHVDTAQIYENEAAVGAAIQASGVARDKIFLTTKVWVANYAKNAFAASVEESLRKLKTDHVDLLLLHWPDDAVPLEVQIAELNAVRERGLARHIGVSNFNTDLMAEAVRLSAAPLATNQVEYHPYLDQMKVLEAAETYGMALTAYYAMADGKVPKDPVLTEIGAAHGKSAAQVALRWLIQQPDVVALTKTATEARLAENLALFDFVLTPDEMMRIHKLARPDGRIVSPDGLAPAWDQAA; this comes from the coding sequence ATGAAAACCGTCAACGCCAATGGCGCCCACATTCCCCAGCTCGGCTTCGGCACGTTCCGTATGCCGGAAGTCGACGTCCTCGCCATCCTGCCGAAGGCGCTCGCCCAAGGCTTCACCCATGTCGACACCGCCCAGATCTATGAAAACGAGGCCGCCGTCGGCGCGGCCATCCAGGCCTCCGGCGTCGCCCGCGACAAAATCTTTCTCACCACCAAGGTCTGGGTCGCGAACTATGCCAAAAATGCCTTCGCCGCATCCGTCGAAGAGAGCTTGCGCAAGCTGAAGACCGACCATGTCGATCTTCTCCTGCTGCACTGGCCGGACGACGCGGTACCGCTAGAAGTGCAGATCGCCGAACTCAACGCCGTGCGCGAGCGTGGCCTTGCAAGGCATATCGGCGTCAGCAACTTCAACACGGACCTGATGGCGGAGGCCGTGCGTCTCAGCGCCGCGCCGCTCGCCACCAACCAGGTCGAGTACCACCCCTATCTCGACCAGATGAAGGTGCTGGAAGCCGCCGAGACCTACGGCATGGCGCTCACCGCCTACTATGCGATGGCCGACGGCAAGGTGCCGAAGGATCCGGTGCTGACGGAAATCGGCGCGGCGCATGGCAAGTCTGCGGCGCAGGTCGCGCTGCGCTGGCTGATCCAGCAGCCGGACGTGGTGGCGCTCACCAAGACGGCGACGGAAGCACGGCTTGCCGAAAACCTCGCCCTCTTCGACTTCGTGCTCACCCCGGACGAGATGATGCGCATCCACAAGCTCGCCCGCCCGGACGGCCGCATCGTCAGCCCGGATGGCTTGGCACCCGCCTGGGACCAGGCAGCCTGA
- a CDS encoding zinc-dependent alcohol dehydrogenase family protein gives MRAMYYEAFEVTPEIRTLPDPTPTPGGVVIKVEATGLCRSDWHGWMGHDPDIRLPHVPGHELAGTVLSVGKEVRRFREGQRVTVPFVSGCGHCGECRSGNQQICEEQFQPGFTHWGSFAEYVAIDYADHNLVHLPEAIDYATAASLGCRFATSFRAVVDQARVTGGEWVAVHGCGGVGLSAIMIAAALGANPIAIDISAEKLDFAKKMGAVATVNAREVADVAEAVRDITGGGAHASVDALGSPVTCFNSIKNLRRRGRHVQVGLMLADHATPQIPMAQVIGHELEIYGSHGMQAWRYDAMLAMIESGKLAPQKLIGRHISLDEAVPALMAMDKATDLGISVITRF, from the coding sequence ATGCGCGCGATGTATTACGAAGCCTTCGAGGTGACACCGGAAATCCGGACCCTGCCCGACCCGACCCCGACGCCGGGCGGCGTGGTGATCAAGGTGGAGGCGACGGGGCTTTGCCGCAGCGACTGGCACGGCTGGATGGGGCACGACCCGGATATCCGCCTGCCGCATGTGCCGGGACATGAACTGGCCGGCACGGTGCTTTCCGTCGGCAAGGAGGTGCGCCGGTTTCGCGAAGGCCAGCGCGTGACGGTGCCGTTCGTCTCCGGCTGCGGCCATTGCGGCGAGTGCCGTTCGGGCAACCAGCAGATCTGCGAGGAACAGTTCCAGCCGGGCTTCACCCATTGGGGCTCCTTCGCGGAATATGTCGCGATCGACTATGCCGACCACAATCTCGTACATCTGCCGGAGGCGATCGACTATGCCACCGCCGCCAGCCTCGGCTGTCGCTTCGCCACCTCCTTCCGCGCGGTGGTCGACCAAGCGCGGGTGACGGGCGGCGAATGGGTGGCGGTGCATGGCTGCGGTGGCGTAGGCCTTTCCGCAATCATGATTGCCGCAGCCCTCGGCGCCAACCCGATCGCCATCGACATTTCCGCCGAAAAACTGGATTTTGCGAAGAAGATGGGCGCGGTCGCCACCGTCAATGCCCGCGAGGTCGCGGATGTCGCCGAGGCCGTGCGCGATATTACCGGCGGTGGGGCGCATGCCTCCGTCGATGCGCTGGGCTCGCCCGTCACCTGCTTCAACTCGATCAAGAACCTGCGCCGCCGCGGCCGGCATGTGCAGGTCGGGCTGATGCTCGCCGACCATGCGACGCCGCAGATCCCCATGGCGCAGGTCATCGGCCATGAACTGGAAATCTACGGCAGCCACGGCATGCAGGCCTGGCGCTACGACGCCATGCTGGCAATGATCGAAAGCGGCAAGCTCGCCCCGCAAAAACTGATCGGCCGCCATATCAGCCTCGACGAGGCGGTGCCGGCGCTGATGGCGATGGACAAGGCGACCGACCTCGGCATCAGCGTGATCACGCGGTTCTGA
- a CDS encoding haloacid dehalogenase type II, which produces MSHAAYVFDAYGTLFDVHAAVRRHAGDVGPNYQLFSEVWRAKQLEYSWTRALMGAYADFWQLTEQALDFTFQRIGGVDPALRQKLLDAYWKLDCYPEVPAVLKALKQRGAHIAILSNGSPAMLASAVKNAALDTVIDDIFSVDALKTYKTAPAVYDLVTTNYRLYPNAVSFQSSNRWDIAGATKFGFRTVWINRSNMPDEYFDLGPALILPSLDSL; this is translated from the coding sequence ATGTCCCACGCCGCCTATGTCTTTGACGCTTACGGCACGCTGTTCGACGTGCATGCGGCAGTGCGCCGCCATGCGGGCGATGTCGGGCCGAACTACCAGCTTTTCTCGGAAGTCTGGCGCGCCAAGCAGCTCGAATATTCCTGGACGCGCGCGCTGATGGGCGCCTATGCCGACTTCTGGCAGCTCACCGAACAGGCGCTCGACTTCACCTTCCAGCGCATCGGCGGCGTCGACCCTGCGCTGCGCCAGAAATTGCTCGACGCCTACTGGAAGCTCGACTGCTACCCGGAAGTGCCGGCTGTCCTGAAGGCGTTGAAGCAGCGGGGCGCGCATATCGCCATCCTCTCCAACGGCTCGCCCGCCATGCTGGCCTCCGCCGTGAAGAACGCCGCGCTCGACACCGTCATCGACGACATCTTTTCCGTCGACGCGCTGAAGACCTACAAGACGGCGCCCGCCGTCTACGACCTCGTGACGACCAACTACCGGCTCTATCCGAACGCCGTCTCCTTCCAGTCCTCCAATCGCTGGGACATTGCGGGGGCCACGAAATTCGGCTTCCGCACCGTCTGGATCAACCGCAGCAATATGCCGGACGAATATTTCGACCTCGGCCCGGCGCTGATCCTGCCCTCGCTCGACAGCCTCTGA